TTCCCTCATCAAACCAGCATAATCATCACTGACATGTGCTCCAGCTTGTGCAAACAGTTCCAACACTGCAGGCAGCATGCCATAGTACCTCTTCAAATTGTTTACTAGTGGTTCACCACTCTGCTGATCTCGAACATGCCACACATACACTGGAGGAACCAAGTCATTGACAGTTGCCTGCTGCCATGCATGCTGGCCGTCCCTCATCTGGTGCTTATAAGCTTGGCAGTTCCTTACCTTGTGACCCTTAGGCCCCACTTGGACCTCTGGGCAATATCCACAAGTATGGACAGCATACTTCCGCATAAGCTCTGTGGCTCCAGTCTGCAATTTCTTCCATGCCTCCATGCCTCGAATAGCAATACCTGCTCAGATCCCAGTAAAGATAAGTTGTGTAAAGATACTCAAATACCATGAAAGAATTTTCATATCCAATTTGAAGAATTTGATtgcagaaaaaagaaagatgaaagaGGACCTTGTAAACCATCAGAATGGAAGTCCATAGGTTCGTCATGTTTGCTTGATTTGTTTCTCCTCTCCCAAAATCCATTAGTGTTTATGCCTTTTCCAGGTGCATCTTCTTTAGGGAACCTACGCTCAAAGTCCATGATCCTGCCAGCAACACTGTAAGCAGGGAAGGCTCTTCTCCTTGTTGGATATTCTGGTATGTTAACGCCCCCTTGGATACATAGTTCCATAATTGCTGGGATTCGATCCACTTGAAGCCTCTCATTGTGAGAAACAGCTCTTCCTAGTCTATCATATAGATGAAAAGACTCAACAAGAGGCAAAACATTTTCCATGCCCCCTATATTCCACATGTGCTCTTTATTTGCCTGGCTACCAATCACATTGCATGTTCTGATCTTATGAGGTGGATGACCAACATGAACTTCTCCACACACACTGCATATACAAGTCAATATCATACACCAGAATTTAATACATTCTATCaaactttatcaatttttttcctAAAAAATGTGTGTGTGTAGTATGCACCATATATATTAAGCGTTTTACCTGCATGAATAAACAGCAATGCTTTCAACAACCTTCGAAACACAAGACAAAAGTTCCATTCTAGCAGAATAAACTTCATGGGCAACTGGGATTAAttccttaactaacaatccATTCTCAGGTGGCCGCAAAATCCTTTCACGCACCAACTGCCTATCTTTCCTCTCCTCTCTAGCTTTCCGCTTAAGTTCATTCACACTAGTCACCCATGGTTTCCTCTCAGATTTCTTAAGCTTCCTTGGAAGCTCTACATACGTTGACCCAGTTGAATACAAAGCAGATACATGCTTTAAACGATAAAAACCCTCTTTTCCGACCCCTCTATACAACATTGTTGCTCACTAAAACTCTTCCACGCACTCCagtaaacaataaatttttaaatccaATCTTTGCAATTTGGTAAATATGGAAGCTAATTGTTCAAATACCATCTAAACGATAAATATATACCAACCTTAAAGTAGAATAATAAGAGGGACAGACAGAAAATTCTTTCAGTTTGACATTTCAACAAACATCTTGAACGGAAAATAACAAAGGGAGAGGGGCTGTAAGGAGGATAAACAAATGGAGCATTTATGAAACACACTATCGCATGTGATTATCGTATGAAGTACGTTATGAAGAGCAATAGTGGCATTGCTACTCGATGGGTCATTTCATCGAACGTACAGAGTGCACCTCGTAAAACCCGACTAAGAGTATCAAGGGCTGTACATTTTTTcccatataaaataaatgagaaagaaagaaagaaatgccATTCAATAATGCACCATGTTAATACTATGATAGATGAAGTGAAGAAAGGAAATGGTAAacctaaataaatatagagaaAAGTGATTCAATCAGTATCTATGCGAGGTCTACTTTGCTTCCTGCAAGGAGGCTTCCTTTAAGCCATGCGGTTTCGTCTTACAGAATTAAGCACTCTTTCGACTGTTTTCTAATGCTATTAACAACATTAACATTTTAAGCCCTCCTTTcgtgaaaatttaaatttttgagagttttaaaatcataattcttaaaaatttaaaaatattattattatcaaatagatgggttttaatttcatatctgaaattctattatttttttatattagaaattacATACAAGttttataacaaattaaaatgatttacatattttaatattacgaaacatgctaatataatttttcagctttattattaaattttatttttaaaaaataataaatatttatattaaaatcaaaattgaagtaaaaattaaaaatttaatataaaaaaaaagataaatagatttttttaaaatgaaaatgtcttattattgaaaaatattaatcaactaaaaagttattttgactatataactttaaatcttatcttttgaatttagagtaatatttaaaaagtataaggctaagaattttttagaaattatttttttttatatatctagacttattttttcaaattaaaattcttcaaagtttatatttcaacttttaaccatctaaaaaatagaagaattttataaattcttacaattcttaattttattattatttctcatTAAAAGAACAGACCTTAACAGAAAGGAGAGAAGTTTAGTAGCTTAATCaacaaaaaatgataaaacttCACACACATTAATGGAGTATGATGCACATATATGCGCTTAATAAATGCTAAAAAAAGGACTTGGTTATAACAAAATTGAGAGCTTAAGGATCTAGttagacaaaaataaaattaaagagtccaattacaaaaataagcAAAGTTTGAGTGCCCGATTATGCTTTTtgccaaagaaaaaaagaatcataaaCACCAATAACACCTAAAGAAAGAGAGTTGCAAAGACACACAAAATAGTATTTGCAAATTccaaagtaaaaaagaaattttgaaattataaattgattaCTAAATGTCCTCCTTAcaaaccacttttttgggtttttgaGTAGTACTTTGGCatatcttatttataaattaccatTTGCAGTATCAAAATGTCTGAATCCTAAAGAGTAATTAGGGGCTTTTTAGAGATTATAATTTAGCagaaatttaattactaaaatttttctttttatttaatatttaattttatcagtaaaatgataataattagaaataaaataaattaatattttatcatattatataaataaaattaataagataaaataataatataataagataagatataatatataatatatattttctaaaattatatatactaatattactgtagagaaaaatatatttttaaaatgaaatttaaaaaaattataaattattataatagagaatttatttctatttaaaattagttcAAATTGGAGTTAAAATCTTTTAtgactatatataaaataccaCTATGTCGAAAAGCTgtattattagtttatatatcatttttttataacaaaatttcttcattatatttgtttaagaaaagaaaaccataaAAATTCAAGCAAGATGATTTAATCTTCAATTAATTCAAGAGTAAGGCAAATTCTCATTGAGGATGTTCATCAAATATAAGTGTTAGCAAATAAATTACTTCAATAAGATTCAAAGACTCAATTGTTTTGTcccaaaattcataaacacaAGAATGTTGGAGACAATTAAGTGGTGAAATTGGCAATATGAACACTATTAACCAAATCAAAATGGCCAACTTGAATAgtagaaaaatgaattaaacaaAGCTAAAACACATCATGCCTATGTAAAGATGTACTCTTGTTACAAAGTAAATGAAGTTAGCTAGAGTTAACTAGCTTGTTGATTAGTTGGGGTTTTTACTAAcacatcttttctttctt
The nucleotide sequence above comes from Ricinus communis isolate WT05 ecotype wild-type chromosome 6, ASM1957865v1, whole genome shotgun sequence. Encoded proteins:
- the LOC8279184 gene encoding APO protein 3, mitochondrial, encoding MLYRGVGKEGFYRLKHVSALYSTGSTYVELPRKLKKSERKPWVTSVNELKRKAREERKDRQLVRERILRPPENGLLVKELIPVAHEVYSARMELLSCVSKVVESIAVYSCSVCGEVHVGHPPHKIRTCNVIGSQANKEHMWNIGGMENVLPLVESFHLYDRLGRAVSHNERLQVDRIPAIMELCIQGGVNIPEYPTRRRAFPAYSVAGRIMDFERRFPKEDAPGKGINTNGFWERRNKSSKHDEPMDFHSDGLQGIAIRGMEAWKKLQTGATELMRKYAVHTCGYCPEVQVGPKGHKVRNCQAYKHQMRDGQHAWQQATVNDLVPPVYVWHVRDQQSGEPLVNNLKRYYGMLPAVLELFAQAGAHVSDDYAGLMREDVTVPELDEEKWVI